In Paralcaligenes sp. KSB-10, the following are encoded in one genomic region:
- a CDS encoding P1 family peptidase: MKTGAPRVGVLQAGPLNLISDVAGVTVGHATLADAAVQTGVTVIRPHPGDMFRDKVPAAATVLNGFAKSVGLLQLGELGVLETPIALTNTFGVASVAQAQIRQAIAANPEIGRELPTVNPLVFECNDGYLNDIQAMAVAERDYLAACHCAQSGFEQGAVGAGRGMSCFQLKGGIGSASRLTRPIKEMDAAYTVGTLVLANFGKLPMLTVAGQAVGRTLQAAADQYDDSPEKGSIILIVATDAPLDARQLRRLSLRAGVGLARTGSVFGHGSGDLALAFSTSYTVPHTPERGMPGVPMLHDVLLDPLFQACAEAVEQAILNALWSAASVTGRDGNRRLGITEFIPDWPHWLAQTQQTQIQGQT; this comes from the coding sequence ATGAAAACAGGTGCGCCCCGCGTCGGGGTATTGCAGGCAGGTCCCTTGAATTTGATTTCGGATGTGGCCGGCGTCACGGTGGGCCATGCGACGCTGGCCGACGCCGCGGTGCAAACCGGGGTAACGGTGATCAGGCCGCACCCCGGCGATATGTTCAGGGACAAGGTTCCCGCCGCCGCGACCGTCTTGAATGGTTTTGCGAAAAGCGTAGGCCTTTTGCAACTGGGCGAACTGGGCGTGCTGGAAACACCGATTGCCTTGACCAATACATTTGGCGTGGCCTCCGTGGCACAGGCCCAGATCCGTCAGGCCATTGCCGCCAATCCCGAAATTGGCCGGGAGCTGCCTACGGTCAACCCCCTGGTATTCGAATGCAACGATGGCTATCTTAACGATATCCAGGCAATGGCCGTGGCCGAACGCGATTACCTGGCTGCCTGCCATTGTGCTCAATCCGGTTTCGAACAAGGAGCGGTGGGTGCCGGGCGCGGGATGTCGTGTTTCCAGCTTAAGGGCGGTATAGGCTCGGCCTCGCGCTTGACCCGTCCGATTAAAGAAATGGATGCCGCCTATACCGTGGGCACGCTGGTGCTCGCCAATTTCGGCAAGCTGCCCATGCTGACCGTGGCAGGGCAGGCGGTCGGCCGGACTTTGCAAGCGGCCGCCGATCAATACGACGATAGCCCTGAAAAAGGGTCAATCATTCTCATCGTGGCTACCGATGCTCCGCTCGATGCGCGGCAGTTGCGCCGCCTGTCCCTGCGTGCCGGGGTGGGCCTGGCCCGGACGGGCTCGGTCTTCGGTCATGGCAGCGGTGATCTGGCCCTGGCTTTTTCCACCTCCTATACCGTTCCCCATACACCCGAACGGGGCATGCCCGGCGTGCCCATGCTGCACGATGTCTTGCTGGATCCCTTGTTCCAGGCCTGTGCGGAAGCCGTGGAACAGGCCATCCTGAATGCCTTATGGAGCGCCGCGTCGGTAACAGGGCGAGACGGCAATAGGCGTTTGGGTATCACTGAATTCATTCCCGATTGGCCGCATTGGCTGGCGCAGACACAGCAGACACAGATACAGGGTCAGACATGA